The Exiguobacterium acetylicum genome includes a window with the following:
- a CDS encoding organic hydroperoxide resistance protein, translating to MSNVILTSRASAVGGRDGKVASDDNVINLDLVMPGTKGKEDIPTSNPEQLFAAGYAACFDGAYNLMARQAKKRVETRTNSEVSLLQDEADNGVKIAAKLVVEVVGVSQEEAEDLLEKTHNFCPYSKATRGNIDVDLSVKVVDSL from the coding sequence ATGTCAAACGTCATTCTTACTTCACGTGCATCTGCAGTCGGTGGTCGCGACGGAAAAGTCGCTTCAGACGATAACGTCATTAATCTCGATTTAGTCATGCCAGGAACAAAAGGCAAAGAAGACATTCCGACATCAAACCCGGAACAGTTATTCGCAGCAGGATATGCCGCTTGTTTTGATGGTGCCTATAACTTGATGGCGCGCCAAGCAAAAAAACGAGTCGAGACGCGGACGAATTCAGAAGTCAGCCTCTTACAGGATGAAGCGGATAACGGTGTGAAAATTGCAGCGAAACTCGTCGTCGAAGTCGTTGGTGTATCGCAAGAAGAAGCAGAGGACTTACTAGAAAAAACGCACAACTTCTGCCCGTATTCAAAAGCGACACGCGGCAACATCGATGTCGATCTTTCTGTTAAAGTCGTCGATTCATTATAA
- a CDS encoding type 1 glutamine amidotransferase domain-containing protein, whose protein sequence is MSKKVAVVLADHFEDVEFTGPVDALKEAGHEITVIGAKKGAELVGKQEEAKVNVDLSIDETSATDYDALLIPGGFSPDLLREDDRFVSFVEEFDMSKKPIFSICHGPQLMINAKIVKGRKMTGYKSIRIDLENAGVDFTDEEVVVDDNFISSRQPDDIPAFNREIVAKLG, encoded by the coding sequence ATGTCTAAAAAAGTAGCTGTTGTACTCGCCGATCATTTTGAAGATGTAGAATTCACAGGACCGGTTGATGCATTAAAAGAAGCAGGACACGAAATTACGGTTATTGGCGCCAAAAAAGGGGCAGAACTCGTTGGGAAGCAGGAAGAGGCAAAAGTTAACGTCGATCTCTCGATTGATGAGACTTCAGCGACAGACTACGATGCGCTCTTGATTCCAGGCGGATTTTCACCGGATTTACTACGGGAAGATGATCGGTTCGTCTCATTCGTCGAAGAATTCGATATGTCGAAAAAACCAATCTTCTCGATCTGTCATGGACCTCAGTTGATGATTAATGCAAAAATCGTCAAAGGAAGAAAAATGACAGGTTACAAATCGATTCGAATCGATTTAGAAAATGCTGGAGTAGACTTCACGGATGAAGAAGTCGTTGTCGACGACAACTTCATCTCAAGTCGTCAACCAGATGACATTCCCGCATTTAATCGGGAAATTGTAGCAAAACTAGGCTAA
- a CDS encoding VOC family protein: MKLDHTGIAVRDMQEAISFYTKVLGGTLTREYSNPAPGVASNIAVIEFDDAHIELLTPTSQDSPIARFLKQRGKGVHHIAYRVENLDQAILEAKQQGLTFLEDTYRTTPFGRRLIYMNPRHSHGVITELCDYPDHV; the protein is encoded by the coding sequence ATGAAATTAGATCATACTGGAATTGCTGTCCGTGACATGCAAGAAGCGATTTCATTCTATACAAAAGTGCTAGGTGGCACGTTGACTCGTGAATATTCAAATCCTGCTCCTGGTGTAGCTTCTAATATTGCTGTCATTGAGTTCGATGATGCGCATATCGAGCTGTTGACACCAACGAGTCAAGATAGTCCAATTGCACGGTTTTTGAAACAACGCGGAAAAGGTGTCCATCACATTGCCTATCGTGTAGAGAATTTGGATCAGGCCATCCTAGAAGCGAAACAACAAGGTTTAACATTTTTAGAGGATACGTATCGAACAACTCCGTTCGGACGACGGTTGATTTACATGAATCCTCGTCATTCACACGGCGTCATTACGGAACTTTGTGATTATCCGGATCACGTATAA